A window from Gemmatimonadaceae bacterium encodes these proteins:
- a CDS encoding ABC-F family ATP-binding cassette domain-containing protein produces MTQIQVSNVAVEFGATMLFRDVTFTVSAGERWGILGRNGTGKTTLFLLITGEIQPTRGNVVRQAALRISLLDQHREFGSATTVWEAAAGGLADLLALEQSLLEQAHALSEDASEEALSRYGHDLERFERGGGYEATARIDSVLHGLGFEPQQSRATPVSQLSGGERGRLGLARELVRGGDILLLDEPTNHLDLETTRWLEQFLRDSPMTVLLISHDRAFLQNVADHVLHFEGGTATAYVGGYASFITQRDERRLTQQRAFDKQQKSISHEQDYIARNIAGQNSKQAKGRRTRLARLPRLSTPASDDDAMAIRFDVGQRGGDRVAMAEQAAIAVTDAGSGIRRTLIEGFTGSLRRGEVLGLLGPNGAGKSTFLKALVGQQPVESGELRLGSGIDVGYYRQDLSQVPMEKTLYDIIAELRPYWERRLVQGHLGRFGFSGDEVQRRPETLSGGERARVALAMLMLSRSNLLILDEPTNHLDVESIEALEDAFERYDGTVILVSHDRELLRGLTEKLWVLHERHITEFDGGFAEWESVSAEREHAASVRASEEAALRRVHERQRLERSRRTDTGTRTSRDVARELRRAQRDVSEIEQRIAVLEKEIATLGAQLEDPQLYIQAKGLSQAKTLGSQLEQAKRELDRALERWGAATGEVEELNRELTATET; encoded by the coding sequence CAACGCGCGGAAACGTCGTTCGCCAAGCTGCGCTGCGTATCTCTCTACTCGATCAGCACCGAGAGTTCGGATCGGCAACCACTGTGTGGGAGGCAGCGGCCGGCGGACTGGCGGATTTGCTCGCCCTCGAGCAATCACTGCTGGAGCAAGCGCATGCATTGAGTGAAGACGCCTCTGAAGAAGCGTTGTCGCGCTACGGTCATGATCTCGAGCGCTTCGAGCGCGGAGGTGGTTATGAGGCGACGGCGCGCATCGATTCGGTATTGCACGGACTTGGCTTTGAGCCACAGCAATCGCGGGCCACTCCGGTCTCACAGCTGAGCGGCGGGGAACGGGGACGACTAGGTCTTGCTCGTGAGCTGGTGCGCGGCGGCGACATTCTACTTCTCGACGAGCCAACGAATCACCTCGATCTCGAGACCACGCGCTGGCTGGAGCAATTCCTTCGGGACTCCCCGATGACAGTGCTCCTCATCAGCCATGATCGCGCTTTCCTTCAGAACGTTGCCGATCACGTATTGCATTTCGAGGGTGGAACCGCGACGGCGTACGTTGGTGGGTATGCGTCGTTCATCACTCAGCGAGACGAGCGGCGCCTCACTCAGCAGCGGGCATTCGACAAACAGCAGAAGAGCATCTCTCACGAGCAAGATTACATCGCCAGGAACATCGCTGGACAGAACAGCAAGCAGGCAAAGGGCCGTCGCACGCGGCTGGCGCGCTTGCCCCGGCTCAGCACGCCCGCGTCCGACGACGACGCGATGGCGATCCGGTTTGATGTTGGGCAACGAGGCGGCGACCGCGTGGCGATGGCGGAGCAGGCCGCGATCGCGGTCACCGACGCGGGGAGTGGCATTAGGCGCACGCTTATCGAAGGCTTTACGGGATCATTACGTCGTGGTGAGGTGCTGGGACTGCTCGGTCCGAACGGCGCCGGGAAGTCGACGTTTTTGAAAGCACTCGTTGGTCAGCAGCCCGTCGAATCGGGGGAGCTTCGACTCGGCAGCGGCATTGATGTGGGATACTATCGCCAGGATTTGTCGCAGGTGCCGATGGAGAAAACGCTCTACGATATCATCGCCGAGCTACGCCCATACTGGGAACGCCGCTTGGTCCAGGGGCATCTGGGACGCTTCGGGTTCTCGGGTGACGAGGTGCAACGTCGTCCGGAAACGCTTTCGGGCGGCGAGCGCGCGCGTGTCGCGTTGGCGATGTTGATGCTCTCGCGTTCGAACTTGCTCATTCTCGACGAACCGACGAACCACCTCGATGTCGAATCGATTGAAGCGCTCGAGGATGCTTTCGAACGCTACGATGGCACGGTGATTCTGGTGAGCCACGATCGCGAGCTGCTTCGCGGCTTGACGGAGAAACTCTGGGTCCTGCACGAGCGGCACATCACCGAGTTCGACGGAGGGTTCGCCGAGTGGGAATCGGTCAGCGCGGAACGAGAGCACGCCGCGTCAGTGCGGGCAAGCGAAGAGGCGGCCTTACGCCGTGTGCATGAACGACAGCGCCTCGAACGCTCGCGACGAACAGACACCGGAACGCGCACGTCGCGCGACGTCGCGCGCGAGCTCCGCCGAGCGCAGCGCGATGTCAGCGAGATCGAGCAGCGCATCGCGGTTCTCGAGAAGGAAATTGCAACTCTCGGCGCGCAGCTCGAAGACCCACAGCTTTATATCCAAGCCAAAGGGTTGAGCCAGGCAAAGACGCTTGGCTCACAGCTGGAGCAGGCCAAGCGAGAGCTGGACAGAGCCCTTGAGCGATGGGGCGCCGCGACGGGCGAGGTCGAAGAACTGAATCGCGAGCTCACTGCAACCGAAACCTGA